In Peromyscus leucopus breed LL Stock chromosome 16_21, UCI_PerLeu_2.1, whole genome shotgun sequence, a single genomic region encodes these proteins:
- the LOC119086772 gene encoding sperm motility kinase-like, whose translation METIKRHNSKTREEVSMQLDLKASTSQEENLTDHYIILRTLGKGTFAEVKLACHLHTEVQVAIKILENGENNDHNNKTEIDIVKTLDHPNIIKVFHIINTEEYTYMVMEHASRGDLVSHIEKVGCLQEEQAQHIFT comes from the coding sequence atggaaaccatcAAGAGACATAATAGCAAGACCAGAGAGGAGGTGTCAATGCAGCTGGACCTGAAGGCCAGCACCTCTCAAGAGGAGAACCTTACAGATCATTACATCATACTCAGGACCCTTGGCAAAGGGACTTTTGCTGAGGTGAAGCTGGCCTGCCACCTCCACACAGAGGTGCAGGTTGCCATCAAGATCCTGGAAAATGGTGAGAATAATgaccacaacaacaaaactgaaatcGACATTGTGAAGACGCTGGACCACCCAAACATCATCAAGGTGTTCCACATCATCAACACCGAAGAGTACACCTATATGGTGATGGAGCATGCTTCTCGGGGAGATCTGGTGAGCCATATTGAGAAAGTGGGCTGTCTGCAGGAGGAGCAGGCCCAGCACATCTTCACTTAG